One window from the genome of Halostella litorea encodes:
- a CDS encoding TrkH family potassium uptake protein, whose amino-acid sequence MTRHRTRVPAALATIARDVGSLLLVEAALMTLTVAVALGFREFHAALAFLLAGGITAGVGGAARLRFADAPDPRMKHGMVIAASGWFAVALFGSLGFFLTASLTPDGVAAGYVPAGASYSESSLRYFEHPLHALFESMSGWTGSGLTMAVHEPSLPHALQWWRSLIQWVGGVGVIVLTVSILSRPGSGSYALYRSETREEKIHPSVVSTVRTVWKIFVAYSVLAVVALFAAIHWTQDLSLFDAAWQALNHAMTGLSTGGFSVTDNSIATYDSPLIETVLLPIMALGAIAFPIHYGVLNGRDPRLLVSDLQTRWLFVLFAVGVVGLSAQNALVDPVAATAFDGSTDAVRDSTFQWISALSCTGFQSAPIGEWSPGGKLLVSVAMVIGGAAGSTVGGIKIVRAYTVARGIRWQFSRVFLPKSAVVNARIGDRVLDRGEMAREFSEAAIVTILWVILLVASSLVLVNASGADYASALFEVASAQGNVGLSAGITGPEMPAVAEGMFVLNMWVGRLEIIPVLVLARSVLYGLEP is encoded by the coding sequence ATGACCCGACACCGCACGCGGGTCCCGGCGGCGCTCGCCACCATCGCCCGCGACGTGGGGTCGCTGCTGCTGGTCGAGGCGGCGCTGATGACGCTGACCGTCGCCGTCGCGCTCGGCTTCCGCGAGTTCCACGCGGCGCTCGCGTTCCTGCTCGCCGGCGGGATCACCGCCGGCGTCGGCGGCGCGGCGCGCCTGCGCTTCGCGGACGCGCCCGACCCCCGGATGAAACACGGGATGGTGATCGCCGCCTCCGGGTGGTTCGCCGTGGCGCTGTTCGGCTCGCTGGGGTTTTTCCTGACGGCTTCCCTGACCCCCGACGGGGTCGCCGCGGGCTACGTGCCTGCGGGGGCGTCGTACTCCGAGTCTAGCCTGCGGTACTTCGAACACCCGCTCCACGCGCTGTTCGAGAGCATGAGCGGGTGGACCGGGAGCGGCCTGACGATGGCGGTCCACGAGCCGTCGCTGCCCCACGCCCTCCAGTGGTGGCGCTCGCTCATCCAGTGGGTCGGCGGCGTCGGCGTCATCGTGCTCACGGTGTCCATCCTCTCCCGGCCCGGCAGCGGGAGCTACGCCCTCTACCGGAGCGAGACGCGCGAGGAGAAGATCCATCCGAGCGTCGTCAGCACGGTTCGGACCGTCTGGAAGATATTCGTCGCCTACTCCGTCCTCGCGGTCGTCGCGCTGTTCGCGGCGATCCACTGGACGCAGGACCTCTCGCTGTTCGACGCGGCCTGGCAGGCGCTCAACCACGCGATGACCGGGCTGTCGACCGGCGGGTTCAGCGTGACCGACAACTCGATCGCGACCTACGACTCGCCGCTGATCGAGACGGTCCTGCTCCCGATCATGGCGCTCGGGGCGATCGCCTTCCCGATCCACTACGGCGTGTTGAACGGCCGCGACCCGCGCCTGCTGGTCTCGGACCTCCAGACGCGCTGGCTGTTCGTGCTGTTCGCCGTCGGCGTGGTCGGCCTCTCGGCCCAGAACGCCCTCGTGGACCCGGTCGCCGCGACGGCGTTCGACGGGTCGACCGACGCCGTACGCGACTCGACGTTCCAGTGGATCAGCGCGCTCAGTTGTACCGGCTTCCAGTCGGCCCCGATCGGCGAGTGGAGCCCCGGCGGCAAACTCCTCGTCAGCGTCGCCATGGTGATCGGCGGCGCGGCCGGGTCGACCGTCGGCGGGATCAAGATCGTCCGGGCCTACACCGTTGCCCGGGGGATCAGGTGGCAGTTCTCGCGGGTGTTCCTGCCGAAGTCCGCCGTCGTCAACGCCCGCATCGGCGACCGCGTCCTCGACCGCGGCGAGATGGCCCGGGAGTTCAGCGAGGCGGCCATCGTGACGATCCTCTGGGTGATCCTGCTGGTCGCGAGCAGCCTCGTCCTGGTCAACGCCTCCGGGGCCGACTACGCGAGCGCGCTGTTCGAGGTGGCGAGCGCCCAGGGCAACGTCGGCCTCTCGGCGGGGATCACCGGGCCGGAGATGCCCGCCGTCGCGGAGGGGATGTTCGTCCTCAACATGTGGGTCGGCCGCCTGGAGATCATTCCGGTGCTGGTGTTGGCCCGGTCGGTCCTCTACGGGCTGGAGCCCTAG
- a CDS encoding potassium channel family protein, with amino-acid sequence MYIIVVGAGSIGIPLIDVATTDENEVVVVERNEAKADRAAREYDCLVLNDDATEMATLEDAGIDRADALISTTDQDATNIMVCLLAKEREVPAIVSVVHNPEHMNLFRRIGVNTMENPQSLIAEYLYRAVKRPSIKDYMRVGDTAEVFEITVDEDAPIANKTLIEADEEGLLPHGVLVVAIERNGEADPITPQGGTEIHGGDMLTVYSQEGATPSVTDAFGHYEDHDFA; translated from the coding sequence ATGTACATCATCGTCGTCGGCGCGGGCAGCATCGGGATCCCGCTCATCGACGTCGCCACGACCGACGAGAACGAGGTCGTGGTGGTCGAGCGAAACGAGGCCAAAGCCGACCGGGCCGCCCGCGAGTACGACTGTCTCGTCCTGAACGACGACGCCACGGAGATGGCGACGCTGGAGGACGCCGGGATCGACCGCGCGGACGCGCTCATCAGCACGACCGACCAGGACGCCACCAACATCATGGTGTGCCTGCTCGCGAAGGAACGGGAGGTGCCGGCGATCGTGTCGGTGGTCCACAACCCCGAGCACATGAACCTGTTCCGCCGGATCGGCGTCAACACGATGGAGAACCCCCAAAGCCTCATCGCGGAGTACCTCTATCGGGCGGTCAAGCGCCCCTCGATCAAGGACTACATGCGCGTCGGCGACACCGCGGAGGTGTTCGAGATCACGGTCGACGAGGACGCGCCCATCGCGAACAAGACCCTGATCGAGGCCGACGAGGAGGGACTGCTCCCTCACGGCGTCCTCGTCGTCGCCATCGAGCGCAACGGCGAGGCCGACCCGATCACGCCACAGGGGGGGACGGAGATCCACGGCGGGGACATGCTGACCGTCTACTCCCAGGAGGGCGCCACCCCGTCGGTGACGGACGCGTTCGGCCACTACGAGGACCACGACTTCGCGTAG
- a CDS encoding plastocyanin/azurin family copper-binding protein, with protein sequence MAIDDANASVSRRGFLKAGAGATAAVGATGTAAAQEGNESDGGGGGGGSETVALTGDNVYDPEELYIAPGTTVTFDWTSDGHNIIVDSKPGDSDWEGHEPIENEGFTHEHTFEVLGDYEYYCSPHQSLGMEAVIHVTEGGQNPNAGGGGGGPTLPDSAMTMGVATMAALVSTLALAFFFIKYGGDYEMPE encoded by the coding sequence ATGGCGATAGACGACGCGAACGCTTCGGTGTCCCGTCGCGGCTTTCTCAAGGCCGGTGCCGGCGCGACCGCCGCCGTCGGGGCGACGGGGACCGCGGCGGCACAGGAGGGCAACGAGAGCGACGGTGGCGGCGGTGGCGGCGGGAGCGAAACCGTCGCGCTGACCGGCGACAACGTGTACGACCCCGAGGAACTGTACATCGCCCCGGGGACCACGGTGACGTTCGACTGGACCTCCGACGGCCACAACATCATCGTCGACAGCAAGCCCGGGGACTCCGACTGGGAGGGCCACGAACCCATCGAGAACGAGGGGTTCACCCACGAGCACACCTTCGAGGTGCTCGGCGACTACGAGTACTACTGCTCGCCCCACCAGTCGCTGGGCATGGAAGCGGTCATCCACGTCACCGAGGGCGGCCAGAACCCCAACGCCGGCGGCGGCGGTGGCGGTCCGACCCTCCCCGACAGCGCGATGACGATGGGCGTCGCCACGATGGCGGCGCTGGTCTCGACGCTCGCGCTCGCGTTCTTCTTCATCAAGTACGGCGGCGACTACGAGATGCCGGAGTAG
- a CDS encoding polyprenyl synthetase family protein encodes MRETLAEWRPAVDSAIERVLPRQIDEDYLTDYFGPASHRYDPESLQHALVDPVWDLLDRGGKRWRPVVFLTLVEAFGEDPEAYLPYAAIPEILHTGTIIVDDVEDEAAMRRGGPALHHVYGEDVALNAGNAMYFLPLKIVTHDPGNLSAEQRLAAYEMLMTELNRTHLGQGMDIYWHNQRTVETSVDEYLEMCACKTGCLGRIVARLAAIVTGQPERVERRVARYAEEMSVAFQIGDDILDVEHSLDRAGAFGKEFGNDVREGKKTLLVIHAVREAAPEEAERLQSILAADENTDAEVEEALSILEQTGSVAFARERAAALAASARDHLTELDLEPEAATTLADFTEFVVERDR; translated from the coding sequence ATGCGGGAGACGCTCGCGGAGTGGCGGCCGGCCGTCGACAGCGCCATCGAGCGCGTGCTGCCGCGCCAGATCGACGAGGACTACCTCACGGACTACTTCGGGCCGGCGTCCCACCGGTACGACCCGGAGAGCCTACAACACGCCCTCGTCGACCCGGTGTGGGACCTGCTCGACCGGGGCGGCAAGCGCTGGCGGCCCGTCGTCTTCCTCACGCTCGTCGAGGCGTTCGGCGAGGACCCCGAGGCGTACCTACCCTACGCCGCCATCCCCGAGATACTCCACACCGGCACGATCATCGTCGACGACGTCGAGGACGAGGCGGCGATGCGTCGCGGCGGGCCCGCCCTCCACCACGTGTACGGCGAGGACGTGGCGCTCAACGCCGGGAACGCGATGTACTTCCTGCCGCTGAAGATCGTCACCCACGACCCGGGGAACCTCTCGGCCGAGCAGCGGCTGGCGGCCTACGAGATGCTGATGACCGAACTGAACCGCACCCACCTCGGGCAGGGGATGGACATCTACTGGCACAACCAGCGCACGGTCGAGACGAGCGTCGACGAGTACCTGGAGATGTGCGCGTGCAAGACCGGCTGCCTCGGCCGGATCGTCGCGCGCCTCGCGGCCATCGTCACCGGCCAGCCCGAACGCGTCGAGCGCCGCGTCGCCCGGTACGCCGAGGAGATGTCCGTCGCCTTCCAGATCGGCGACGATATCCTCGACGTGGAGCACTCGCTGGACCGCGCGGGGGCGTTCGGCAAGGAGTTCGGCAACGACGTCCGCGAGGGCAAGAAGACGCTGCTGGTCATCCACGCCGTCCGCGAGGCCGCCCCGGAGGAGGCCGAGCGCCTCCAGTCGATCCTCGCCGCCGACGAGAACACCGACGCGGAGGTCGAGGAGGCGCTGTCGATCCTCGAACAGACGGGCAGCGTCGCGTTCGCCCGGGAGCGGGCGGCCGCCCTCGCGGCGAGCGCCCGGGACCACCTCACCGAACTCGACCTCGAACCCGAGGCGGCGACGACCCTGGCCGATTTCACCGAGTTCGTCGTCGAGCGGGACCGGTAG
- a CDS encoding CopD family protein: protein MSLVDAAIRTTHLLFAALWVGSVLFVTLAVLPAARDGHLNADPLERIVGSLTTISRASAAVLFLTGGHMAANGYPGRNLLETTNGNLVLAMLALWLVLAGLVEVGSSKLTDELQMKKVRAPASQYLVLFRAASVVGLLLLVDAGLISTNALL, encoded by the coding sequence ATGTCACTCGTCGACGCGGCGATACGGACGACGCATCTGCTGTTCGCGGCGCTGTGGGTCGGAAGCGTACTGTTCGTCACCCTCGCCGTGCTCCCGGCGGCGCGGGACGGCCACCTGAACGCCGACCCGCTGGAGCGGATCGTCGGCAGCCTGACCACCATCTCGCGGGCCAGCGCGGCGGTCCTGTTCCTGACCGGCGGCCACATGGCGGCCAACGGCTACCCGGGCCGGAACCTGCTGGAGACGACGAACGGCAACCTCGTCCTCGCGATGCTCGCCCTCTGGCTCGTGCTGGCCGGCCTCGTCGAGGTCGGGAGCTCGAAACTGACCGACGAACTTCAGATGAAGAAGGTTCGCGCGCCGGCCTCGCAGTACCTCGTGCTGTTCCGGGCCGCCTCCGTCGTCGGCCTCCTCCTGCTCGTCGACGCCGGGCTCATCTCGACCAACGCGCTCCTGTAG
- a CDS encoding metal-dependent hydrolase, translating to MMVTTHAFVGLALASAVAVAAPDLAVPAAVGGAAGGLFPDLDIVGKHRKTLHFPVYYSLAAVPAVAVAVAAPGPATVAGALFLVAAAVHSVSDAGGGGLELKPWEGTSERAVYVHATGTWVRPRHWIRYDGSPEDFVLGAVVAVPALVVFDGPIRSAVVAALVASLAYTVVRKRIVEYAPEWMK from the coding sequence ATGATGGTCACGACGCACGCGTTCGTCGGCCTCGCGCTGGCGAGCGCGGTCGCGGTCGCCGCGCCCGACCTCGCCGTGCCCGCGGCGGTCGGCGGCGCGGCGGGCGGGCTCTTCCCCGACCTCGACATCGTCGGCAAGCACCGGAAGACGCTCCACTTCCCGGTGTACTACAGCCTGGCGGCCGTGCCCGCGGTCGCGGTCGCGGTCGCCGCGCCCGGGCCGGCGACCGTCGCCGGCGCGCTCTTCCTCGTCGCCGCGGCGGTCCACTCGGTCAGCGACGCCGGCGGGGGCGGCCTGGAACTGAAGCCGTGGGAGGGGACCTCCGAGCGCGCGGTGTACGTCCACGCAACGGGAACGTGGGTCCGGCCCCGGCACTGGATCCGCTACGACGGGTCGCCGGAGGACTTCGTGCTCGGCGCGGTCGTCGCCGTCCCGGCGCTCGTGGTCTTCGACGGTCCCATCCGGTCGGCCGTCGTCGCCGCGCTGGTCGCGTCGCTTGCCTACACCGTCGTCCGCAAGCGGATCGTCGAGTACGCGCCGGAGTGGATGAAGTAG
- a CDS encoding phosphotransferase family protein, producing MDDITAVLAAAFPDRSVAETIPTGPSWNPATRTVGVRFTDGRRAFLKAMTDGNGSRVARERAVIEFVGARCDVRVPTVLASNPEGEVPYLATAPIPGESVVAAWHDWTDAERATAARQVGRALAGVHAATFDGHGHVDGGDAEGLTVESKPWTDVLVDTIETLRELSPSDRFDHRFDDVVAAVEANRDVLDDVPATLLHGDPAKPNCIRGDDDVALLDWENAHVGDPARDLYRARAQQLDGIRTAAADRLVEALHEGYRERAGALPAGFAERRPVYRAVRFLGTAGFVDRTAEYVDESADEFAEWVDAELGRRLGEL from the coding sequence ATGGACGACATCACGGCGGTGCTCGCTGCGGCGTTCCCCGACCGGTCGGTCGCCGAGACGATCCCCACGGGGCCGTCGTGGAACCCGGCGACGCGAACGGTCGGCGTGCGGTTCACCGACGGACGGCGGGCGTTCCTGAAAGCCATGACCGACGGCAACGGGAGCCGAGTCGCGCGGGAGCGGGCGGTCATCGAATTCGTCGGCGCGAGATGCGACGTGCGCGTGCCGACGGTGCTCGCCAGCAACCCTGAAGGGGAAGTTCCGTACCTCGCGACCGCCCCGATCCCCGGCGAGAGCGTCGTGGCAGCGTGGCACGACTGGACCGATGCGGAGCGGGCCACTGCGGCGAGGCAGGTCGGCCGCGCGCTGGCGGGCGTCCACGCGGCGACGTTCGACGGGCACGGCCACGTCGACGGCGGCGACGCGGAGGGCCTGACCGTCGAGTCGAAGCCCTGGACCGACGTGCTCGTCGACACGATCGAGACCCTCCGGGAACTCTCGCCGTCGGACCGGTTCGACCACCGCTTCGACGACGTGGTCGCCGCCGTCGAGGCGAACCGTGACGTCTTGGACGACGTGCCGGCCACGCTGCTCCACGGCGATCCCGCGAAGCCGAACTGCATCAGGGGCGACGACGACGTGGCGCTGCTCGACTGGGAGAACGCCCACGTCGGCGACCCGGCGCGTGACCTGTACCGGGCCCGGGCACAGCAGCTGGACGGGATACGAACCGCGGCTGCCGACCGGCTCGTCGAGGCGCTGCACGAGGGGTACCGGGAACGGGCGGGGGCGCTCCCGGCGGGGTTCGCGGAGCGTCGACCGGTGTATCGAGCCGTCAGGTTCCTCGGGACCGCGGGGTTCGTCGACCGGACCGCGGAGTACGTCGACGAATCGGCCGACGAGTTCGCGGAGTGGGTCGACGCGGAACTGGGCCGGCGGCTCGGCGAGTTGTGA